In one Corallincola holothuriorum genomic region, the following are encoded:
- a CDS encoding DUF4097 family beta strand repeat-containing protein encodes MKLTHQWLAIAVTSLFAWSVCAEPISIEREVTGNEKIEIVVPAGKAEIRASDDNKVVISGTIDPKADGYDFASENGVTTFVIKQSKSGEYSVNDPGSVLTISLPKGSVLSIAGTSFDVDISGFTNRSRINTVSGDVVATQVMGELKIESVSGDLTCMRCDGDISLTTVSGDIEDKQSAGKLALQVVSGDIESDTQATSVKFEAVSGDITADIQQAQQIFMNVVNGDVEAKIRNGEAPEVTIATVNGDADLYLPANTSARVRASAVAGGDIDNQISDDRAIEEEYGSGSSLTTKLGAGAGKIEFTSVNGDLTLKKL; translated from the coding sequence ATGAAACTGACTCACCAATGGCTAGCGATCGCAGTCACCAGCCTGTTTGCTTGGTCGGTCTGCGCCGAGCCAATCAGTATCGAGCGAGAGGTCACTGGCAATGAAAAAATTGAAATAGTGGTGCCTGCTGGCAAGGCCGAGATACGCGCCAGCGACGATAACAAAGTGGTTATTTCGGGCACGATCGATCCGAAGGCTGATGGCTATGATTTTGCATCAGAAAATGGCGTGACCACGTTTGTCATCAAGCAATCGAAGTCTGGCGAGTACAGCGTTAACGACCCCGGCTCGGTACTTACAATATCGCTTCCCAAAGGCAGTGTGTTGTCTATTGCTGGTACTTCATTTGATGTCGATATTAGTGGCTTTACTAACCGCAGCCGGATCAACACCGTCAGCGGGGATGTGGTAGCCACTCAAGTGATGGGTGAACTGAAGATTGAATCCGTGAGTGGAGATCTCACCTGCATGCGTTGTGACGGTGACATTAGTCTAACCACCGTAAGCGGTGATATTGAAGATAAGCAGTCTGCTGGCAAACTGGCGCTGCAAGTGGTCAGCGGTGATATTGAATCAGATACCCAGGCCACAAGCGTCAAGTTTGAAGCGGTCAGCGGCGATATCACTGCGGATATTCAGCAGGCGCAACAAATTTTCATGAATGTCGTCAATGGTGATGTCGAAGCCAAAATTCGCAACGGTGAAGCGCCTGAAGTGACCATAGCTACAGTCAATGGGGATGCTGACCTGTATTTACCCGCCAATACCAGCGCCCGAGTGCGTGCCAGTGCCGTGGCGGGAGGGGATATAGACAACCAAATAAGCGATGACCGTGCGATTGAAGAAGAGTATGGCTCAGGTAGCAGCCTCACAACCAAGCTGGGTGCTGGCGCAGGTAAGATCGAGTTTACTTCTGTTAACGGTGACTTGACGCTGAAAAAGCTATGA